From Schaalia sp. ZJ405, one genomic window encodes:
- a CDS encoding diaminopimelate dehydrogenase — translation MIRVGINGYGNLGRGVEQALSLAPDMELVAVFTRRDPSTVTTKGAHVFPYDSLADHADSLDVLINCGGSASDLEVQGPQTARLVNTVDSFDTHARIPEHFAALDSTAREAGTVAVISSGWDPGLFSLLRGLGEAVLPKGETTTFWGPGISQGHSDAIRRIDGVVDARQYTIPVEATVAAVKDGSAGELTPRTMHTRVCYVVAEDGADRERIEREIAQMPNYFADYNTTVAFISADELARDHAGMPHGGEVIRRGHTSEGISQMVEFGLNLDSNPEFTGSVLVATARACVRKARAGLTGAFTIFDLTVSELSSSSPEDLRSHLL, via the coding sequence ATGATTCGAGTAGGAATTAACGGCTACGGAAACCTGGGACGCGGTGTCGAGCAGGCGCTGTCATTGGCCCCCGACATGGAACTCGTTGCCGTGTTCACGCGCCGAGATCCGTCGACTGTCACAACGAAGGGAGCCCATGTCTTCCCCTACGATTCCCTTGCTGACCACGCTGACTCCCTCGACGTCCTCATCAACTGCGGCGGCTCCGCCTCCGACCTCGAGGTTCAGGGTCCTCAGACGGCGCGTCTGGTGAACACTGTCGATTCATTCGATACTCACGCCCGCATTCCCGAGCATTTCGCCGCCCTCGATTCCACCGCCCGTGAAGCGGGCACCGTTGCGGTGATTTCTTCCGGTTGGGATCCGGGGCTCTTCTCGCTGCTTCGTGGACTGGGCGAGGCCGTTCTTCCCAAGGGAGAGACAACGACGTTCTGGGGTCCGGGAATTTCGCAGGGTCATTCCGATGCCATCCGCCGAATCGACGGTGTTGTCGATGCCCGTCAATACACGATTCCCGTCGAGGCAACCGTCGCCGCGGTGAAGGATGGTTCCGCCGGGGAACTCACGCCGCGCACCATGCATACCCGCGTCTGCTACGTCGTTGCCGAGGACGGCGCGGACCGCGAGCGCATCGAACGTGAGATCGCGCAGATGCCGAACTACTTCGCCGACTACAACACAACGGTGGCCTTTATTTCCGCCGATGAGTTGGCACGAGATCACGCGGGAATGCCCCACGGTGGCGAAGTGATTCGCCGCGGACATACCTCTGAGGGGATTTCTCAGATGGTGGAGTTCGGCCTGAATCTCGATTCCAACCCGGAATTCACGGGGTCAGTTCTTGTTGCGACCGCTCGCGCGTGTGTCCGCAAGGCGCGCGCTGGCCTGACGGGCGCGTTCACGATCTTCGATCTCACAGTCTCCGAGCTCTCCTCCAGTTCTCCTGAGGACTTGCGTTCGCATCTACTGTGA
- a CDS encoding GNAT family N-acetyltransferase: MFIRRATSADIPALSLLSRQTFTETFGDMYPPEDLRFFLDSTYSPSELSRLFADERYATWLLVDEIPGNEDDATDRGVDGGRAVGYVLAGPAGLPHRDIAPGDGEVKRLYILADHQGGGWGRALFETALEWLDSVGPRTLWLGVWSENFRAQRLYARYGFERAGEYEFPVGLTRDHEFIFRRPAPRLGA, translated from the coding sequence GTGTTCATTCGCCGCGCAACCAGTGCAGATATTCCCGCTTTATCCCTGCTATCGCGTCAAACCTTCACGGAAACCTTCGGTGACATGTACCCTCCCGAGGATCTGCGCTTCTTCCTTGATTCCACGTATTCCCCTTCCGAGCTCTCGCGTCTTTTCGCAGACGAGAGGTACGCAACGTGGCTGCTCGTGGATGAGATTCCAGGGAACGAGGACGACGCCACTGATCGAGGCGTTGATGGTGGCCGCGCTGTGGGATACGTCTTGGCTGGACCGGCGGGTCTGCCTCATCGCGACATTGCTCCAGGTGACGGCGAAGTCAAACGTCTGTATATCCTTGCCGATCACCAGGGTGGAGGCTGGGGGCGCGCACTGTTCGAGACGGCCCTTGAGTGGCTGGATTCTGTGGGACCGCGGACGCTGTGGTTGGGTGTCTGGTCAGAGAATTTTCGAGCTCAACGCCTCTACGCTCGCTACGGATTCGAGCGGGCCGGCGAGTATGAGTTTCCCGTGGGGCTCACGCGCGACCACGAGTTCATTTTCCGACGTCCCGCACCGCGCCTCGGCGCGTGA
- a CDS encoding ABC transporter ATP-binding protein, with the protein MPLIELKDVTRTVELPDGEDLHILRGVNLSVEAGEHVSIVGRSGTGKSTLLNIIGMLDRPTSGTYEIEGRDAVRLREGQRARMRGDIFGFVFQQFNIFNARTALENVEVPLLYASGRNFWKRRELSARMLERVGLGDRLDSYPTEMSGGEQQRIAIARCLVRQPKIILADEPTGALDPDTGRTVMDLLEEVVKENNAALIVITHDMNVAARAQSVYELGQGVLTPIEQYDGIVVSGADRRAIPGDGLAIAPANVAEEGDA; encoded by the coding sequence ATGCCGCTCATTGAGCTTAAGGACGTCACTCGAACCGTTGAACTTCCAGACGGCGAGGACCTCCACATTCTTCGCGGCGTCAACCTCAGTGTCGAGGCCGGCGAGCACGTGTCAATCGTGGGTCGCTCCGGAACGGGCAAATCGACGCTCCTGAACATCATTGGGATGCTTGATCGTCCAACGTCGGGCACCTACGAGATTGAAGGACGCGATGCTGTTCGCCTGCGCGAAGGGCAGCGCGCACGGATGCGCGGCGACATTTTCGGTTTCGTCTTTCAACAGTTCAACATTTTCAATGCCCGAACCGCGTTGGAAAACGTTGAAGTTCCGCTGCTGTATGCCTCGGGCCGCAACTTCTGGAAACGACGTGAACTATCGGCCCGGATGCTTGAACGGGTGGGGCTGGGGGACCGTTTGGATTCCTACCCCACGGAAATGTCAGGTGGTGAACAGCAGCGCATCGCAATTGCCCGATGCCTCGTGCGTCAACCGAAGATCATCCTGGCTGACGAACCAACGGGCGCGCTTGACCCCGATACGGGTCGTACCGTTATGGACCTGCTCGAAGAAGTTGTCAAAGAAAATAACGCCGCCCTCATCGTCATTACGCACGACATGAACGTTGCCGCCCGCGCGCAAAGTGTCTACGAACTGGGGCAGGGCGTTCTCACGCCCATTGAGCAATACGACGGCATCGTCGTCAGCGGAGCTGACAGGCGAGCGATCCCGGGTGATGGCTTGGCCATTGCGCCCG
- a CDS encoding alpha/beta fold hydrolase, whose amino-acid sequence MHPIEDFITAGGSRTAIYSYGTPGNPQIIAVHGFRGTHSGLEKLAARLGRLGFHVLVPDLPGCGASSELPVAHTIDAFADWLVSVTKTLRPTGAPPILLGHSLGSVIVTAAISRGLACSGAVLVNPIVTSMRQGPNALGVKFLSVYYGAARVLPASLSDVLLASRIYARISGHIMAQSDEPGMHRAVVDEHVRCADSFNSPRAAIESFDTSADAHILQFVDGLSLPVLVLGGDRDDLNPVEDQQLLVNDLPDASYRLVRGIGHLIPFEAADVAAEAVHRWFLTTQPIAVLSPRVLAR is encoded by the coding sequence ATGCATCCAATCGAGGATTTCATCACCGCAGGCGGTTCACGGACCGCCATTTACTCCTACGGAACTCCGGGGAATCCGCAGATTATCGCGGTTCATGGTTTTCGCGGAACACATTCGGGTCTTGAGAAACTTGCGGCCCGCCTGGGTCGTCTGGGATTTCATGTCCTGGTCCCTGATCTTCCTGGCTGCGGGGCATCGAGCGAACTGCCGGTTGCGCACACGATCGACGCTTTTGCCGATTGGCTCGTATCGGTGACAAAGACACTCCGTCCCACAGGTGCACCTCCGATTCTTCTGGGACATTCATTGGGGTCAGTGATCGTCACGGCCGCGATTTCTCGCGGACTTGCGTGCTCGGGAGCCGTCCTCGTCAATCCGATTGTCACGTCAATGAGGCAAGGGCCAAACGCCCTCGGTGTCAAGTTCCTGAGTGTTTACTACGGCGCTGCCCGCGTCCTTCCCGCGTCCTTGTCCGATGTTCTGCTGGCTTCGCGGATATACGCCCGCATCAGCGGCCACATCATGGCTCAGAGTGACGAACCGGGGATGCATCGAGCCGTCGTTGATGAGCATGTGCGCTGCGCCGACTCATTCAATTCGCCGCGCGCGGCGATCGAGTCTTTTGACACCTCAGCCGATGCTCACATTCTGCAGTTTGTTGATGGTCTGAGCCTGCCCGTCCTCGTCCTTGGGGGTGACCGTGATGATCTCAACCCCGTGGAGGATCAGCAGCTGCTGGTCAATGATCTTCCAGATGCGTCCTATCGCCTCGTGCGGGGTATCGGTCATCTGATTCCTTTTGAGGCAGCTGACGTGGCTGCCGAGGCCGTCCACCGCTGGTTTCTCACGACGCAACCCATCGCAGTTCTTTCTCCGCGTGTCCTCGCCCGATGA
- a CDS encoding glycosyltransferase: MHIAFFSDQHPATLGGLQVSLGLQRHYLEQLGHTVTVCSPDSKCKPSPQYSRPEDITVRSFQFGDHAFHLAGGMWDREIDAKFEPLPPVDLVHIQADVWGAWNGYAFAQRHNIPLVHTMHTNIEVGLPAVVPCARLVFPLLFAAQRHYMQADVDDMSSYVRAFAAVADRVIVPTEHFAKRLRSYGVTRELTVIPTGVDDRQIDSAAALPRSPHSRPIFVWPGRVSEEKRLVDTIRAFAASRVDAELHVYGSGPEERACVNLVAALGISHRVAFHGSVSHDDVMKAMALADAVLQSSIGYETQGLTVYEAISVGTPVIVRDPEIAEDLPEAWCHRVADESIQAFADTFRYVTALWYAGTLTDGALAPTQFRQSHLTGRIVDVYTAALQTHEHQLTR, encoded by the coding sequence ATGCACATCGCATTCTTCAGTGATCAGCATCCCGCAACGCTCGGCGGGCTTCAAGTCTCCCTGGGACTTCAGCGTCACTACCTTGAGCAACTCGGACACACCGTCACCGTGTGTTCACCGGATTCCAAGTGCAAGCCGTCACCGCAGTATTCACGTCCCGAGGACATTACTGTGCGGTCCTTTCAATTCGGTGACCACGCATTCCATCTCGCGGGAGGAATGTGGGATCGCGAAATTGACGCCAAGTTCGAGCCGCTTCCCCCGGTTGATCTTGTCCACATTCAGGCGGATGTGTGGGGCGCGTGGAACGGATACGCCTTCGCGCAACGCCACAACATCCCTCTTGTCCACACGATGCACACGAACATCGAGGTTGGACTTCCCGCTGTGGTTCCCTGTGCTCGCCTCGTATTCCCGCTGCTTTTCGCTGCTCAGCGCCACTACATGCAGGCGGATGTTGACGACATGTCGTCCTACGTCCGCGCGTTCGCCGCAGTTGCTGACCGCGTGATCGTTCCAACTGAGCATTTCGCCAAGCGCCTGCGTTCCTACGGCGTGACACGCGAACTCACGGTGATTCCGACCGGCGTTGATGACCGACAGATTGACAGCGCCGCCGCTCTTCCTCGATCCCCTCATTCACGCCCGATTTTCGTCTGGCCTGGCCGGGTCAGTGAGGAGAAACGTCTGGTTGACACGATCCGCGCATTCGCGGCTTCCCGCGTCGACGCTGAGCTGCATGTTTACGGTTCCGGTCCCGAAGAACGCGCCTGCGTGAACCTTGTCGCAGCTCTGGGAATCTCTCATCGCGTGGCCTTCCACGGGAGCGTGTCCCACGATGATGTCATGAAGGCAATGGCCCTGGCGGATGCCGTTCTTCAGAGTTCCATCGGATATGAGACTCAGGGGCTCACGGTGTACGAAGCGATCAGTGTGGGCACGCCCGTCATTGTCCGCGACCCCGAGATTGCTGAGGATCTGCCGGAAGCCTGGTGCCATCGGGTTGCCGACGAGTCCATTCAGGCGTTCGCCGACACTTTCAGATACGTCACCGCCCTGTGGTATGCCGGAACGTTGACTGACGGGGCCTTAGCCCCCACTCAGTTCCGTCAAAGCCACCTAACGGGCCGAATTGTTGACGTCTATACAGCGGCGTTGCAGACCCACGAACACCAGTTGACACGGTGA
- a CDS encoding efflux RND transporter periplasmic adaptor subunit — translation MAVKTRTANVLNILKTVIFAIIAIAFIKFAFFPGGSADDASDPLDPSADYGQLTVTPTTGDITNTVSLNGTIEADAPTEVKATLAGEVSHVYVANGDTVQTGAPVLELRKEMPGEDTETTDEDGNVNVTPGQPWYSYQTVYAPSAGAISLSALVGQTFSVGDTVASVQPPTFSAVATLSADQMYRLEQAPTEATITVKNGPAPFTCSGLAIVSPKPHTSNSPNAGDGSGSTSDSLKARCAIPADQKVFPGLQATIDIVAGQVKDALLVPISAVEGRYNTGYVYLPGADGGEPKKHPVSLGLTDGKFVQITEGLKKDQEILEFTPSASGQDLDGDGVPDDPNMMGDGSTGEGDA, via the coding sequence ATGGCCGTCAAAACTCGGACAGCGAATGTCCTTAACATCCTGAAAACAGTCATTTTCGCCATTATCGCGATCGCCTTCATTAAGTTCGCGTTCTTCCCCGGGGGATCCGCCGATGATGCCTCGGACCCCCTCGACCCCTCAGCAGACTACGGGCAGCTCACGGTGACACCAACAACGGGAGACATCACGAACACAGTGTCGCTCAACGGAACTATCGAAGCGGATGCCCCCACCGAAGTGAAAGCAACCCTTGCCGGCGAGGTCTCCCACGTGTACGTCGCTAACGGTGACACCGTCCAAACTGGAGCACCCGTCCTTGAACTCCGCAAGGAAATGCCCGGAGAAGACACAGAAACTACTGACGAGGACGGAAACGTCAACGTCACCCCCGGACAGCCCTGGTACTCCTACCAGACCGTCTACGCGCCCTCGGCGGGAGCCATCTCCCTCAGTGCCCTCGTTGGTCAGACATTTTCCGTTGGGGATACCGTCGCTTCGGTTCAGCCGCCGACGTTCTCCGCGGTGGCTACTTTGTCGGCTGACCAGATGTACCGTCTTGAACAAGCACCCACCGAAGCAACGATCACGGTGAAGAACGGGCCCGCGCCTTTCACCTGCTCCGGGTTAGCCATCGTCTCGCCAAAGCCCCACACATCGAACTCGCCGAATGCGGGTGATGGGTCGGGGTCAACGAGCGACTCGCTGAAAGCCCGATGCGCCATCCCCGCGGATCAGAAAGTATTCCCGGGGCTCCAGGCGACGATCGACATCGTTGCCGGTCAGGTCAAGGATGCTCTCCTTGTGCCGATCTCAGCCGTTGAGGGACGCTACAACACCGGATACGTGTACCTGCCCGGAGCCGACGGAGGTGAACCCAAAAAACACCCCGTCTCCCTTGGACTCACGGACGGCAAGTTCGTCCAAATTACCGAGGGCTTGAAGAAAGACCAAGAAATCCTCGAATTCACGCCTTCGGCCAGCGGGCAAGATCTTGACGGAGATGGAGTTCCCGATGATCCGAACATGATGGGGGATGGTTCCACCGGCGAAGGGGACGCATAA
- a CDS encoding acyltransferase family protein, with amino-acid sequence MMSQNLSPSTPSSASRPRNRAIDGVKALAIIAVVLYHTRPPMLEGGFLGVTVFLVVAGFFTTRSILRAQATGQWSYPRFIWARIRRVFPATVVTIAITAVLTYTFSPSLFPKVQRDALASVLFSTNWSYIFRNVSYFDNAGLPSPLTHLWYLAILMQFYVLLPLVLMAITRLTDRKQRLPILGAMAIVSTLTMALLFQPMSDVSRIYYGTDTRAAEFLIGVIAGIAANDIRPAFVSPRTKRATLFARVVALASLAVLIFGFVSARGDQPVLFRSGFACVAIATAFLLLSLRSPNFILGRLLSSRPLAAVGRRSLSIYLLHYPLLTLMNPATRTTDVTWWQWILQFLVIACVSEGFYRLIENPRPTSKVPASAKASATSSSSPGIMNEDESRFSAPTHLGPWRTLQSLRSRIRQWNLPRWAPPLRWLTVTLSVMGTLALIVAPVNWQGIAQTRAETLRPELTQSAQSARGHAVQSGRPTPPVEVAQSDTVAPEEPKVTPIAEKVPTNLPTQDWTYDSTTGVSDANPLIIGDSVTLGAQPTINAYLPNAYVDGKVSRQFWDGAQVFAEDVAQGHAGKVTIIALGANGQIPDESYIQTYIDQAAGQPIYFITTRTPLSFQDLNNALLRQTAARFSNVGIIDWHGASEGHPEYIVDDGTHLTAQGMDVFARLIRQALVGE; translated from the coding sequence ATGATGTCTCAGAACCTCTCACCATCGACGCCTTCATCTGCTTCCCGTCCTCGCAACCGTGCGATTGACGGGGTCAAAGCGTTGGCAATCATCGCCGTGGTCCTCTATCACACCAGGCCGCCGATGCTTGAGGGTGGTTTCCTCGGGGTCACGGTTTTCCTCGTTGTCGCGGGCTTCTTCACAACGCGTTCAATTCTTCGTGCCCAAGCGACCGGTCAATGGTCGTATCCGCGTTTCATCTGGGCGAGAATCCGACGTGTTTTCCCCGCGACGGTGGTGACAATTGCGATCACAGCGGTCCTGACCTACACCTTCTCCCCCAGTCTTTTCCCCAAGGTTCAACGAGACGCGCTGGCGTCCGTGCTTTTTTCAACGAACTGGTCCTACATCTTCCGCAACGTCTCCTACTTCGACAACGCGGGACTTCCCTCCCCCCTCACACACCTGTGGTATCTCGCGATACTCATGCAGTTCTACGTCCTTTTACCGCTGGTGTTGATGGCAATCACGCGTCTGACAGACCGCAAGCAGCGCCTCCCCATCCTCGGGGCTATGGCCATCGTTTCGACGTTGACAATGGCTCTGTTGTTCCAACCGATGTCGGATGTTTCACGGATCTACTACGGAACAGACACGCGCGCCGCCGAGTTCCTCATCGGTGTTATCGCCGGCATCGCCGCCAACGATATTCGCCCAGCTTTCGTGTCTCCTCGAACGAAACGCGCAACTCTTTTTGCCCGAGTTGTTGCACTAGCGTCCTTGGCGGTCCTCATTTTTGGCTTCGTGTCGGCGCGTGGCGATCAACCGGTGCTCTTCCGTTCGGGTTTCGCCTGCGTCGCAATTGCCACGGCTTTCCTTCTCCTGTCTCTTCGCTCACCCAATTTCATCCTTGGCCGTCTCCTCTCCTCACGACCGTTAGCTGCCGTGGGGCGTCGATCCCTGTCGATCTATTTGCTCCACTATCCGCTGCTGACATTGATGAATCCGGCGACGCGCACAACGGATGTGACCTGGTGGCAATGGATCCTCCAGTTCCTCGTCATCGCCTGTGTTTCCGAGGGTTTCTACCGTCTCATCGAAAACCCTCGCCCAACTTCCAAAGTGCCGGCCTCCGCCAAGGCGTCTGCCACCTCGTCCTCGTCCCCCGGAATAATGAACGAGGACGAGTCGCGCTTTTCCGCTCCCACTCACCTCGGCCCTTGGCGGACTCTACAGTCGTTGCGTTCGCGCATCAGGCAGTGGAATCTTCCCCGATGGGCCCCTCCTCTGCGCTGGCTGACGGTGACGCTATCGGTGATGGGGACGCTGGCGTTAATTGTCGCGCCGGTGAACTGGCAGGGAATTGCGCAGACGAGGGCCGAGACTCTGCGTCCTGAGCTCACTCAATCGGCGCAGTCGGCTCGTGGTCATGCCGTGCAGTCGGGTCGTCCTACTCCGCCTGTTGAGGTGGCTCAGTCCGACACGGTTGCTCCCGAGGAACCGAAGGTCACACCTATCGCAGAGAAGGTCCCAACGAATCTTCCAACGCAGGACTGGACCTATGATTCAACGACCGGTGTCAGCGATGCGAATCCGTTGATCATTGGCGATTCCGTGACCCTGGGCGCGCAGCCGACGATCAATGCGTATCTGCCCAATGCCTACGTCGACGGCAAGGTATCACGTCAGTTCTGGGACGGGGCGCAGGTTTTTGCCGAGGACGTGGCCCAGGGACATGCCGGCAAGGTCACGATCATTGCCTTGGGGGCGAACGGGCAGATTCCCGATGAGTCGTACATCCAGACGTATATTGATCAAGCGGCGGGACAGCCGATCTATTTCATCACCACACGCACCCCGCTGTCTTTCCAGGATCTGAACAATGCGTTGTTACGTCAGACAGCAGCTCGTTTCAGTAACGTGGGAATTATTGACTGGCACGGCGCTAGCGAGGGGCATCCGGAGTACATCGTTGACGATGGGACACACCTGACTGCGCAGGGGATGGATGTGTTCGCTCGTCTGATTCGCCAGGCATTGGTCGGTGAGTGA
- a CDS encoding YwiC-like family protein, protein MAHSRGKRRLRTLVRNGWISDQHGAWPMVILPAFVGAQLAHRGSIAATADTLAVIDPVLATSLPITWLTGFLCFTAIERWALTPKKRRPSCLPAIITWGTIATTTGLITVIRSPMLLLWTPVFLPLFVAALWEVLHRRPRSPLARLTTVTAASLMLPVFALGVVGAPSPLRTTPELWRATAILGSYFVGTVPFVRSMIRARSDHRWEHASVLWHLTSAVLILLATIWGAVSWPIGVLWVIIACRAWAFPRWQRAHGPVKPIIIGMLEIVLSIVLSALIILA, encoded by the coding sequence ATGGCGCACTCACGCGGGAAGCGGCGACTTCGGACGCTGGTACGAAACGGATGGATCTCGGACCAGCACGGCGCATGGCCAATGGTCATCCTCCCCGCGTTTGTAGGCGCCCAGCTGGCCCACAGGGGAAGCATCGCAGCGACCGCAGACACCTTAGCGGTCATCGACCCCGTCCTCGCCACTTCTTTACCCATCACGTGGCTGACCGGATTCCTCTGCTTCACAGCGATCGAACGATGGGCCCTCACTCCGAAAAAACGGCGCCCCTCCTGTCTGCCCGCAATCATCACGTGGGGGACAATCGCGACGACGACGGGGCTCATCACCGTCATCCGCTCCCCCATGCTCCTGCTGTGGACACCCGTCTTTCTTCCACTTTTTGTCGCGGCTCTCTGGGAAGTTCTCCACCGCCGTCCGCGATCCCCTCTGGCCAGACTGACAACAGTGACCGCCGCTAGCCTCATGCTCCCCGTTTTCGCTTTGGGCGTGGTCGGAGCGCCCTCGCCTCTGAGGACCACACCCGAGCTGTGGCGGGCAACTGCGATTCTTGGTTCCTATTTCGTTGGAACAGTTCCATTCGTTCGCTCAATGATTCGTGCGCGCAGCGATCACCGCTGGGAACACGCATCCGTGCTCTGGCACCTCACAAGCGCTGTTCTCATCCTCTTAGCGACAATTTGGGGTGCTGTGTCCTGGCCCATCGGCGTGCTCTGGGTCATCATCGCGTGTCGGGCATGGGCATTCCCTCGGTGGCAGCGCGCTCACGGACCAGTCAAACCGATCATCATTGGGATGCTCGAGATCGTCCTGAGCATTGTCCTCTCAGCGTTGATCATCCTGGCATAA